The nucleotide sequence ATTCTCACCTCAGCCCATTCAGACAGATAGGAGATGTCCTTATCCAGAGATTGCAGAAAGCCATGCAGCCCGCTCTCCCTGTGCATAAGTGCACGAAGAAGGTGGGACACTCCTAAGCACCCGTTCTTATTTTCTCTGGCAAAAGCCTGAGCAATCCTCAAGACAGCTCTTGAGTTTTCACTTATATTTAACAAATGACCCATGTAAGAATACTAAAAAAGACAGCCTATAAAACCCATAGCTACCCGAAATACATTTTCATGTAGGCATAAACATACAATTCAGGCAAAACAATTTTATGATTTTTTTACAAAAATATATTAGACTAAACAGTAATTATATGTTACAACACTTAATGTACAAAGGACGAATAAGCTTAATGTTTCCGAAATATTATAAAAAAAAAATCTCTAAACAATTAAATAGATAAAAAAGTTACGCTTTTCTTAAAAGGTATGAAACTGTAATATTTTTTATTACTTTTACATTCAGTTTTGCAGCTTTTCCTCTTCCTCCAAACTGCAAAGCTTTGTAAGAAATTTTCTGGCATTTACCAAAACATATGAAACCGGAGGGCGTTTTCACCAACTATATTTTGTTGCCACTGGTAACAATCATTTTTGCAGCAGTACTTGTAGTGCTGAACAAGAAAAATGAAGCCTTAAGCAATAAGGCTTTGATAGTATTTATATTGCTCTGTGGACTTATCTTAGCAGTTCCGGGTTTGTTTACCTTTGCCGGCACCTTCTTTATGCCTGGCTTTTATATAGCCACTCAGCTTATTTTTCTCTGTTTAGGCTACCTCTATTCTAAAAAAACAGAAAGTTTTTTCTCAACAGGCAACGATATAAACGACAAATCCATGAGCCTGCTTTGCACCGTACTCATATTGTGCCTAGGCAGCTACCTCTTTTCATTGATCTTCAACAAGCTTGGGAGCTTACAATATGGGTTCATGGCCAGCACCTGCACTTTTACTTTAGCACTACCCATGCTATTTCGTTGGACATACCATGCACTACTGGACATACCAACCGAAATTTATAAGCTTTGGAAATACAACCCCAACTACCAAGAGCCCACTTTTACATCCGAAACACTAGAAAGAATAACAATTTTAGAAATAGAGTTGAGAAAAAATCCGGAAGACAGTGACTTTATCAATGTAAAAGCCAAAGCTCCACTAGACTTTACTTTTGATGAATGGTTTCAAATGTTCATCCATGACTATAATGTCAAATACTGCGACAATATAATACAGTATTGTGATGAGGACGGAGAGCTTTACAATTGGATGTTCTACCTTAAACCCTCCCTGCTTAAAAACAAAAGATTTATAGATTACGACAAAACTATAGAAGAGAACGGTCTAGCCAAAGCTCCTTGCACAATTGTGTGCAAAAGGGTGAACAGTAAACAACACTAAGATATGATCTATCCTTTAAAGAACTTCCCGGTCAACTGGGTCGATGGCATGAAGATTTCCAAAGACCACTTCATTGATTCAGATAAACACTTTACTGACTTAGTAAGAGATGCTATATCAACACGTATAACAGCACATAACTTTGGGCTCCTCCCACCCATACAAGGAGAAACCGATTACATAAATTTGAAATTTTCGGAGAATGGCGGCAATGGTGCAAAAGTTGAAATGAACTACTGCAACGCTATAACTCCAGGCGGATTCAGGATCCAAATAGATACAAGAAATGAAAACTCTTACTTGACTTGCGAAGCCAAAAACCTGTTGGACAATGCAAATTCAAGCGAGACCAATTTATTCAATATAGTTCTTGTAGCTAACCCTTACCAAAGAACACCTAAAGGAGAACCTTCACTAGAAGAAAACCCTCCAAGGCACCCGTATACTGGAGTTAAGTACCATCTGGAAATAATGAACTCCGAACAAGTAAAAGCAGGCGAATTAGGGCCTTATTTCTTTGTAGTCGGCAGAATAGTTAACAAAGGCGGCATGCTTTCCCTGGATGAATCTTATATTCCGCCATCCACAAGCATAAACAGCCACCCACAGCTACAAAACTTCTACGCTGAGTGTATCAAAACTTTTAAAAACGTTCACCAAAATGCGCTAAGCGTTGTAAAAAAAATACACCTCAAGAGCAACCCCTCTCCTTTGGCCACTAACTTTTCTGAAGTTTGCACCAAAGTGTTAGCTTTTATTGCACAAA is from Cytophagaceae bacterium ABcell3 and encodes:
- a CDS encoding TssN family type VI secretion system protein, which gives rise to MKPEGVFTNYILLPLVTIIFAAVLVVLNKKNEALSNKALIVFILLCGLILAVPGLFTFAGTFFMPGFYIATQLIFLCLGYLYSKKTESFFSTGNDINDKSMSLLCTVLILCLGSYLFSLIFNKLGSLQYGFMASTCTFTLALPMLFRWTYHALLDIPTEIYKLWKYNPNYQEPTFTSETLERITILEIELRKNPEDSDFINVKAKAPLDFTFDEWFQMFIHDYNVKYCDNIIQYCDEDGELYNWMFYLKPSLLKNKRFIDYDKTIEENGLAKAPCTIVCKRVNSKQH